From a region of the Helianthus annuus cultivar XRQ/B chromosome 5, HanXRQr2.0-SUNRISE, whole genome shotgun sequence genome:
- the LOC110941962 gene encoding protein FAR1-RELATED SEQUENCE 5-like, giving the protein MMSTTVDGVRICPTTGNQYYTPIVPDSSKPVVGMNFQSIDSAFNFYKKYAKLSGFEGRKHTQSSKNGVVIRKYFVCAKEGSATSCAVDTVNDSVGADKKLNDRRRRPSKRTGCKAHIRMSLTPKNTYRISHVFEEHNHSFVDEEDYHLLASSRKLTFTEEQLLSVFSEMNIGPVRAFNLMRKIRGGFDKVGVTSTDCKNFKRDINLFIGEFDVDMAVQRLMKKKLYLPNFSCEFYCDEKGALAGLFWADEEMKLNYEVFGDVMSFDATFRTNSDDLVFVPFTGIDNHHHNVTFAGSLLASETAESYKWLLQSFLKAFGVAPKVVVTDQDAAMKIAIRDVFPDTRHRLCMWHIMIKVSEKVGTELSQDEVFKEDICAVVWTDALEPAQFETQWCDLMIKYNLTSNNWLSDMYNLRSDWIPAYYRHEHMSGLMRTTSRSESENHFFGQLTNTKLSLVEFLSHFDTAMESQRFKRSKRDHDTRYTQPAMKTNYELELEAVKIYTRGIFFDVQEEIRLACKNCMCRREEEVGDSIKFYILQVNLPGLHEVLFTPKDMVIKCSCNRYEQYGLLCRHAFCVLRLCGIKEFPKKYVMGRWTRDVVPKKTKVSSFDQNAVGNQVERASSIVREIMTATEHIVNRLVTNMDLLSLYRDQVIESKLKVDSADLPAESLDKNARLANILHADQPCSSSSATILPPSGIRNKGVVQTNA; this is encoded by the exons ATGATGTCTACTACTGTCGATG GAGTTCGTATCTGTCCAACTACTGGTAATCAGTATTATACTCCTATTGTTCCAGATTCTTCCAAACCTGTAGTTGGTATGAATTTCCAGTCAATTGATTCTGCCTTTAATTTCTATAAGAAGTATGCTAAGTTATCTGGGTTTGAGGGTCGAAAGCATACTCAATCTTCAAAAAATGGTGTTGTGATTAGAAAGTACTTTGTTTGTGCGAAAGAGGGTTCAGCGACATCCTGTGCTGTTGACACGGTAAATGATAGTGTTGGTGCTGATAAAAAGTTAAATGACCGAAGGAGGAGACCTTCTAAACGTACCGGATGTAAGGCACACATCCGTATGTCTTTAACTCCAAAAAATACTTATAGAATTTCTCATGTATTTGAGGAGCATAATCATTCTTTTGTTGATGAAGAGGATTATCATCTTTTAGCTTCGTCTAGAAAGTTGACATTCACTGAAGAGCAACTGCTTTCTGTTTTTTCTGAGATGAATATTGGTCCAGTTAGGGCATTCAACCTTATGAGAAAGATTCGTGGTGGATTTGATAAGGTTGGAGTGACGTCTACTGATTGTAAAAATTTTAAAAGAGATATTAATTTGTTCATTGGAGAGTTTGATGTGGACATGGCTGTCCAACGTCTTATGAAGAAGAAGCTGTATTTGCCGAATTTTTCTTGTGAATTTTATTGTGATGAAAAAGGTGCTCTTGCTGGATTATTTTGGGCTGATGAAGAAATGAAACTGAATTATGAGGTCTTTGGGGATGTTATGTCTTTTGATGCTACGTTCCGTACGAACAG CGATGACTTGGTATTTGTTCCGTTCACTGGAATCGATAATCATCATCACAATGTCACGTTTGCTGGTTCTTTGTTAGCATCTGAAACTGCtgaatcatataaatggcttctTCAAAGTTTTTTGAAGGCTTTTGGTGTTGCACCTAAGGTGGTTGTGACTGATCAGGACGCTGCAATGAAAATTGCCATCCGAGATGTTTTCCCAGATACCAGACATCGTTTGTGTATGTGGCATATAATGATCAAAGTTTCTGAAAAG gtTGGTACTGAGCTATCACAAGATGAGGTTTTTAAAGAAGATATATGTGCTGTTGTATGGACTGATGCTCTTGAACCAGCACAGTTTGAGACACAATGGTGTGATTTAATGATTAAGTACAACCTTACTAGTAACAACTGGCTGTCTGATATGTACAACCTCAGATCAGATTGGATTCCTGCATACTATCGTCATGAACATATGTCCGGTCTTATGCGTACAACATCTAGGTCTGAGAGTGAAAATCATTTTTTTGGTCAATTAACCAACACAAAATTGTCATTAGTTGAGTTTTTGAGCCATTTTGATACTGCAATGGAATCTCAGAGGTTTAAGCGCAGCAAACGTGATCATGATACCAGATACACACAACCTGCCATGAAAACCAATTATGAATTGGAACTGGAAGCTGTAAAGATTTATACTCGGGGGATATTTTTTGATGTTCAAGAAGAAATTCGACTTGCTTGCAAGAATTGTATGTGCAGGCGTGAAGAAGAAGTTGGTGATTCAATTAAGTTTTATATTCTACAGGTCAATCTTCCCGGCCTTCATGAG GTTCTTTTTACTCCTAAGGATATGGTAATTAAATGCAGCTGCAACCGATATGAGCAGTATGGTTTGCTATGTAGGCATGCCTTTTGTGTTCTTCGTCTTTGTGGTATAAAGGAGTTccctaaaaaatatgttatggGGCGTTGGACAAGAGATGTTGTTCCAAAAAAGACAAAAGTTTCGAGTTTTGATCAAAATGCTGTTGGTAATCAAGTTGAGCGTGCTTCCAGCATTGTGCGTGAGATAATGACTGCAACTGAACATATTGTTAACCGTCTTGTTACAAATATGGACCTGTTATCGTTGTATAGAGACCAAGTGATCGAGTCGAAGTTGAAGGTTGATTCTGCTGACCTTCCTGCAGAATCACTTGACAAGAATGCAAGATTAGCTAATATTCTTCATGCTGATCAGCCATGTTCATCGTCTTCTGCTACCATTCTTCCACCTAGTGGTATTAGAAACAAGGGTGTGGTTCAAACAAACGCTTAA